The Cloeon dipterum chromosome X, ieCloDipt1.1, whole genome shotgun sequence genome includes a window with the following:
- the vri gene encoding nuclear factor interleukin-3-regulated protein isoform X1 produces the protein MHLLSKFFWMLKLINLTRFLCKTTKNYMSLELIHSPQQRPAVASSAPWRPPSLADQQGQDHLQGHYPPRPDVLRHRIMVAEFVARHAPPSGQEMMSSGQSVYEPVHDSPIGSPNPDSNNSDHYSQDQNYSHAEMLKRKELFNQRKQREFIPDNKKDESYWDRRRRNNEAAKRSREKRRFNDMILEQRVVELTKENHVLKAQLAAVKDKFGAQAENLISMEQVMSNIPPPELSVKRAKVATTPPRPLPTSVIHEPVPSGYPAPPEPMHHQQVMHHHEMAPSAGMYPYSMHLAHPLALSTAAIASLDGSGSALNLSRSRSPASSSPAESSDEGIVTSRSPPVADYSSLPLKLRHKRSDKDAASLLQAIKQEARASPPWDAEGSSDERDSGISIGAEWPAAPQSQMQQQQASPAPVDESLECENSQLKSQLARLASEVANLKNILTRKADDAVHTSL, from the exons ATGCACCTTTTGAGTAAATTCTTTTGGATGTTGAAATTGATAAACTTGACGAGatttttgtgcaaaacaacaaaaaatt ACATGAGTCTCGAGCTCATCCACAGCCCACAGCAGCGGCCTGCCGTCGCCTCTTCAGCCCCGTGGAGGCCGCCGTCGCTCGCCGACCAACAGGGTCAGGACCACCTTCAAGGACACTATCCACCCCGACCTG ACGTTCTCCGGCATCGCATCATGGTGGCCGAATTTGTTGCGCGGCATGCACCGCCAAGCGGCCAGGAGATGATGAGCAGCGGCCAGAGCGTGTACGAGCCAGTGCACGATTCGCCAATCGGCTCGCCCAACCCGGACTCGAACAACAGCGATCATTACTCGCAGGATCAGAACTACAGCCACGCCGAGATGCTGAAGCGCAAGGAGCTGTTCAACCAGCGCAAGCAGCGTGAGTTCATCCCAGACAACAAGAAGGATGAAAGTTACTGGGACAGGCGGCGACGCAACAACGAAGCCGCCAAGCGCTCGAGGGAAAAGCGCCGCTTCAACGACATGATCCTGGAGCAGCGCGTCGTCGAGCTGACCAAGGAGAACCACGTGCTGAAGGCTCAGCTGGCGGCCGTCAAGGACAAGTTCGGTGCCCAGGCCGAGAACCTGATCAGCATGGAGCAGGTCATGTCGAACATCCCGCCACCCGAGCTGTCCGTGAAGCGGGCCAAGGTGGCCACCACGCCACCTCGACCGCTGCCCACCTCCGTGATCCACGAGCCGGTGCCCAGCGGCTACCCGGCGCCCCCGGAGCCGATGCACCACCAGCAGGTGATGCACCACCACGAGATGGCACCGTCAGCCGGCATGTACCCGTACTCGATGCACCTGGCGCACCCGCTGGCCCTGAGCACGGCCGCGATCGCCAGCCTGGACGGCAGCGGCAGCGCTCTCAACCTGAGCCGCAGCCGCTCGCCTGCGTCGAGCAGCCCTGCCGAGAGCAGCGACGAGGGCATCGTGACGTCGCGGTCACCACCAGTCGCCGACTACAGCTCCCTTCCGCTGAAGCTGCGACACAAGCGCAGCGACAAGGACGCAGCGTCGTTGCTGCAGGCCATCAAGCAGGAGGCACGCGCCTCGCCACCCTGGGACGCCGAGGGCAGCAGCGACGAGCGTGACTCGGGCATCTCCATCGGCGCCGAGTGGCCGGCGGCGCCGCAGTCGcagatgcagcagcagcaggcgtcGCCGGCGCCGGTCGACGAGAGCCTCGAGTGTGAAAACTCGCAGCTCAAGTCGCAGCTGGCGCGCCTCGCCTCCGAGGTGGCCAACCTCAAGAACATCCTGACGCGCAAGGCCGACGACGCCGTCCACACGTCGCTCTAA
- the vri gene encoding nuclear factor interleukin-3-regulated protein isoform X3 encodes MLCLSTQSQPDLLHTLDMHPNFCFDVLRHRIMVAEFVARHAPPSGQEMMSSGQSVYEPVHDSPIGSPNPDSNNSDHYSQDQNYSHAEMLKRKELFNQRKQREFIPDNKKDESYWDRRRRNNEAAKRSREKRRFNDMILEQRVVELTKENHVLKAQLAAVKDKFGAQAENLISMEQVMSNIPPPELSVKRAKVATTPPRPLPTSVIHEPVPSGYPAPPEPMHHQQVMHHHEMAPSAGMYPYSMHLAHPLALSTAAIASLDGSGSALNLSRSRSPASSSPAESSDEGIVTSRSPPVADYSSLPLKLRHKRSDKDAASLLQAIKQEARASPPWDAEGSSDERDSGISIGAEWPAAPQSQMQQQQASPAPVDESLECENSQLKSQLARLASEVANLKNILTRKADDAVHTSL; translated from the exons ATGCTCTGCCTTAGCACTCAAAGCCAGCCAGACCTGTTGCACACTTTAGACATGCATCCCAATTTTTGCTTTG ACGTTCTCCGGCATCGCATCATGGTGGCCGAATTTGTTGCGCGGCATGCACCGCCAAGCGGCCAGGAGATGATGAGCAGCGGCCAGAGCGTGTACGAGCCAGTGCACGATTCGCCAATCGGCTCGCCCAACCCGGACTCGAACAACAGCGATCATTACTCGCAGGATCAGAACTACAGCCACGCCGAGATGCTGAAGCGCAAGGAGCTGTTCAACCAGCGCAAGCAGCGTGAGTTCATCCCAGACAACAAGAAGGATGAAAGTTACTGGGACAGGCGGCGACGCAACAACGAAGCCGCCAAGCGCTCGAGGGAAAAGCGCCGCTTCAACGACATGATCCTGGAGCAGCGCGTCGTCGAGCTGACCAAGGAGAACCACGTGCTGAAGGCTCAGCTGGCGGCCGTCAAGGACAAGTTCGGTGCCCAGGCCGAGAACCTGATCAGCATGGAGCAGGTCATGTCGAACATCCCGCCACCCGAGCTGTCCGTGAAGCGGGCCAAGGTGGCCACCACGCCACCTCGACCGCTGCCCACCTCCGTGATCCACGAGCCGGTGCCCAGCGGCTACCCGGCGCCCCCGGAGCCGATGCACCACCAGCAGGTGATGCACCACCACGAGATGGCACCGTCAGCCGGCATGTACCCGTACTCGATGCACCTGGCGCACCCGCTGGCCCTGAGCACGGCCGCGATCGCCAGCCTGGACGGCAGCGGCAGCGCTCTCAACCTGAGCCGCAGCCGCTCGCCTGCGTCGAGCAGCCCTGCCGAGAGCAGCGACGAGGGCATCGTGACGTCGCGGTCACCACCAGTCGCCGACTACAGCTCCCTTCCGCTGAAGCTGCGACACAAGCGCAGCGACAAGGACGCAGCGTCGTTGCTGCAGGCCATCAAGCAGGAGGCACGCGCCTCGCCACCCTGGGACGCCGAGGGCAGCAGCGACGAGCGTGACTCGGGCATCTCCATCGGCGCCGAGTGGCCGGCGGCGCCGCAGTCGcagatgcagcagcagcaggcgtcGCCGGCGCCGGTCGACGAGAGCCTCGAGTGTGAAAACTCGCAGCTCAAGTCGCAGCTGGCGCGCCTCGCCTCCGAGGTGGCCAACCTCAAGAACATCCTGACGCGCAAGGCCGACGACGCCGTCCACACGTCGCTCTAA
- the vri gene encoding nuclear factor interleukin-3-regulated protein isoform X2, which produces MSLELIHSPQQRPAVASSAPWRPPSLADQQGQDHLQGHYPPRPDVLRHRIMVAEFVARHAPPSGQEMMSSGQSVYEPVHDSPIGSPNPDSNNSDHYSQDQNYSHAEMLKRKELFNQRKQREFIPDNKKDESYWDRRRRNNEAAKRSREKRRFNDMILEQRVVELTKENHVLKAQLAAVKDKFGAQAENLISMEQVMSNIPPPELSVKRAKVATTPPRPLPTSVIHEPVPSGYPAPPEPMHHQQVMHHHEMAPSAGMYPYSMHLAHPLALSTAAIASLDGSGSALNLSRSRSPASSSPAESSDEGIVTSRSPPVADYSSLPLKLRHKRSDKDAASLLQAIKQEARASPPWDAEGSSDERDSGISIGAEWPAAPQSQMQQQQASPAPVDESLECENSQLKSQLARLASEVANLKNILTRKADDAVHTSL; this is translated from the exons ATGAGTCTCGAGCTCATCCACAGCCCACAGCAGCGGCCTGCCGTCGCCTCTTCAGCCCCGTGGAGGCCGCCGTCGCTCGCCGACCAACAGGGTCAGGACCACCTTCAAGGACACTATCCACCCCGACCTG ACGTTCTCCGGCATCGCATCATGGTGGCCGAATTTGTTGCGCGGCATGCACCGCCAAGCGGCCAGGAGATGATGAGCAGCGGCCAGAGCGTGTACGAGCCAGTGCACGATTCGCCAATCGGCTCGCCCAACCCGGACTCGAACAACAGCGATCATTACTCGCAGGATCAGAACTACAGCCACGCCGAGATGCTGAAGCGCAAGGAGCTGTTCAACCAGCGCAAGCAGCGTGAGTTCATCCCAGACAACAAGAAGGATGAAAGTTACTGGGACAGGCGGCGACGCAACAACGAAGCCGCCAAGCGCTCGAGGGAAAAGCGCCGCTTCAACGACATGATCCTGGAGCAGCGCGTCGTCGAGCTGACCAAGGAGAACCACGTGCTGAAGGCTCAGCTGGCGGCCGTCAAGGACAAGTTCGGTGCCCAGGCCGAGAACCTGATCAGCATGGAGCAGGTCATGTCGAACATCCCGCCACCCGAGCTGTCCGTGAAGCGGGCCAAGGTGGCCACCACGCCACCTCGACCGCTGCCCACCTCCGTGATCCACGAGCCGGTGCCCAGCGGCTACCCGGCGCCCCCGGAGCCGATGCACCACCAGCAGGTGATGCACCACCACGAGATGGCACCGTCAGCCGGCATGTACCCGTACTCGATGCACCTGGCGCACCCGCTGGCCCTGAGCACGGCCGCGATCGCCAGCCTGGACGGCAGCGGCAGCGCTCTCAACCTGAGCCGCAGCCGCTCGCCTGCGTCGAGCAGCCCTGCCGAGAGCAGCGACGAGGGCATCGTGACGTCGCGGTCACCACCAGTCGCCGACTACAGCTCCCTTCCGCTGAAGCTGCGACACAAGCGCAGCGACAAGGACGCAGCGTCGTTGCTGCAGGCCATCAAGCAGGAGGCACGCGCCTCGCCACCCTGGGACGCCGAGGGCAGCAGCGACGAGCGTGACTCGGGCATCTCCATCGGCGCCGAGTGGCCGGCGGCGCCGCAGTCGcagatgcagcagcagcaggcgtcGCCGGCGCCGGTCGACGAGAGCCTCGAGTGTGAAAACTCGCAGCTCAAGTCGCAGCTGGCGCGCCTCGCCTCCGAGGTGGCCAACCTCAAGAACATCCTGACGCGCAAGGCCGACGACGCCGTCCACACGTCGCTCTAA